The genomic stretch taataccctaaactatggtaatattaaaagtggtatttttaatgTAATATGAGTGtctattttaatagttatgattttttattaagaaaaatgttgaatttagttCACTTGTGaattttaagtaaattaaattatggctgaaagtttagttaaatatttataaaaataattattggatttttcacatatgaatttattctattttaaaattaatatttaaaaacaacacaagtaaaaaaaaaaagtaattttccacatctaaaaattatatttttctcacattaaacttgtaaatttgttaattggtttataatgttattttctaaataaacatgttaaattatgagaattttacataattttttagttttggtTATTTTACGGAATTTAAAAGTAAGTAATGgagttattatattttaaatgattaaataaattattttatgaaataaaataatgtcttgagagatttaattaacctagtaattttaagaagataaaatAATGGTAAACAAAGTATGTTAcaagtttattattttgaaaacgatagaagtaagacgcgtagaattatcgttttaaacgccacgtttacgcaacgttcccacgtatgcatgtcgcatgcaaattcacttttacgttaaaaaatatgtctattatgcaaccatgtagtttttatagaaagatcatgcatgcaatataggtagaatgtgcattattcttttatgaccttatgtgtaattatgcaTTGTTGTATGTTGCgagtaactctcaccatgtgtgcatgacccatgcacacatgagttatatgagtgggcaaaatagagattatgtgaagctaagcaatgttattttgattatggtataggctcgttgagaatttgtcattttacttagcttggacctaaggtaaggaagttagatagaattttgtttatttatgctgtgaatggtaagactgttcgTATGAATGAAAATGtaatgaattatgaaatgctataatatgatgatatgttgGATTGTATGATtgctgtatgatatgaatggatgttagcgtgatgaacacgACACTTCAAataaaggggttactaaggatatgaagacgtaatcgagttatatgtaatggttgttagcgtgttgaacgtgaCACAACAAGGGGTTACAAAGGATATGAAGGCGTAACCGagttatatgtaatggttgttagcgtgttgaacgtgacacaacaaaggagttactaaggatatgaagacgtaacccgacttactaaggatataaagacgtaactccaagggcggacgcgccgatgttattcaaggaccaaagatcctgtttacctcaaagggtgacatggacaagttagcgggccatgctcacaaggaaaatgtttatgatgatgttatgatgtttatgctatgatgatgctatgatgtttatgttatgatgatgttatgatgatgttatgatgtttatgctatgatgatgctatgatgtttatgttatgatgatgttatgataatGAAATTAATGTTGacgtgattatgtttatgtttatgatattgacaccattatgacaatgatgctatgatgtataaagatggacGAATGTGTTTGTGacttgttgtatcttacttgtttgttgtttgtactttcttattgggcttttagctcaccccttcctttcccttccaggtagcaaataggtttctctatgacacacgtggtgatgtggggagttctgtcgtcctggtgtgtatggcgtgggggcatcctatggacgagaaacgatcagtttaaaacgccattttcttttaataatgttatgtttaatgggactttttaaaacttatcagtgagacttgaacttttggttgttttagaactttgcatgaaaactgatattttgtttttaaactattgggcccaacttgcacgTTTTAAGAAAGACCCCACTGAAATCTTTATAATAAGTGACTTTCTCTTATAAATcaatgaatatgtgaatgttttacaaagcaCTAGACTAGGATGTTTTTACATATGGTATCAGAGACATGTTGTCCATGTTTCCAAtgaccctccccatacacgctaaagatgggaagatctcacctcaccgcgtcgtaagtatttgttctatatgttatcgtTTCCTTTctgcttttaaatttttttagttttgtaATTGTTGTGTAGAAAGTATGTCTCTAGTAATTAGGACTTCTAGAAATAAAATTCTCGATGGGCTCAGTGGAATCTCAAGGGTTCATATAGATGATGTAAACGCAGAGATGAGTGGATATGAGCTCCCTAAAAGATGTTTGTTGAGAATGAATGTATTTAATGGATGAGATGCATCATAGGAAATCGCAAGTATGACACTATCAAGTTTAAAGTAAAGCGAATAATGGATTACGTCAATTATAATATAACTGGACACTATCAAGATCAAAGGACACATATGCTTTACGACACGATTGTTAatatagacataggttagggAGTTTACTCCATAACATTGTCTTGCGAGGTGATGTTGTTAACTAGATAGATACGTGGAGTAGCAGAGGAGCACACAAAGTGGACACGCCACAACATTTAGTAACAAACAACACCAAAACCTCAATGGAGTAAATTGAGACTATGGTGGCGGAGAGGCGAGTAAATCCACGATAACATAGTTCAACATAGAGGACAATGACAAGCTATGAACTGATGCAACAATGAGGATAAGTAATGAGTTGCGACATGAAAAAATAAGACAAAGGCTACTAGTACAGACTAAGAATTTCCAGGGACAACAAGATAATTAGCAATCCTAAAAGTAGTTGCTAGAATTTGGTGGGACATGGTTAAGAAGACACACACTTTAGACACCATCACCTGGGCTGACTTTGTACAAGTTTTcaacaaaaagtactacaatgctaCATTACTAGAAACtagagttaatgagtttgtgacacTGACACAAGGTAGTCTTCCAGTCACATAGTATGCCTAGAAGTTTGACAGAATGGCAAGGTTTGCACCTAAGATAGTCTCAATGAGGTCATGAGTGTTTAAGGATTCATACGGGGACTGAAGCCTATGATTGCCAGAGATGTCAAAATGACCAGTACAGAGCTAGTTAGCTATGCTGAGATTCTAGACAAAGCTTTAGACATTGAATATATCACAACAACCGCAACAGTCGAAATGATGATGAAAACCGTGGGAATCACCAAAGCAATAAAGTTGAGCACCCCAGCTGTCCTAAATGTTCGAAACGACACCCAGGAGAATGACAGGCTGGTACCAATAAATGTTTCAAGTGCGGCCAGGCAGGTCTTGTGAGAAAGAATTGGCCACAATAGAAAGTGAGACAGAACAACAAAAACTATCTGGTGCCAGCAAGGGTTTTCGCCTTAACCCAGAATGAAGCGGCCAATAGCAACActgtagttacaggtcagctccctatatctggtacgatgtgtagagtcttaattgattctggagcgactcattcttatgtttccatgaatgtgattgatagactgaatatgccttgtAAGATGTTTGAACACACCTCTCTTTTCCTTATGGCACCTTTGCCTTTAGAAGGATGTCGTTTGGGCTATGCAATGCCCCCGCCACTTTCCAACGTTGTATGATGGAAATATTTTCAGATATGGTGGAGAAGTCTCTTGAAGTCgtcatggatgatttttcagtaTTTGGGGAGTCTTTTGACACTTGTTTGGCTAACTTGGAGCAAGTTTTAGCAAGATGTGAAGAAAAGAATTTAGTactcaattgggaaaaatgccatttcatggtgcAAGAAGGCATTGTGTTGGGCCACATAATTTCTAACAAGGGCATAGAAGTGGATAGAGCAAAGCTGGAAGTCATTGAAAAATTACCACCACTTACTACAGTCAAGGggattagaagctttttggggCACGCGGGCttctataggaggtttataaaagGTTTTTCAAAGATTTCTAAGCCCCTTTGTTCCTTACTTGAAAAAATCGCGCATTTGAGTTCACCAAGGAGTGTCAAGAAGCATTTGTGACTTTAAAAAAGGCTCTTATCACCACACCCATCATTGTAGCTCCGGATTGGTCTCTcccctttgaattgatgtgtgatgctagtgactTTGCTGTGGGTGCCGTACTTGGGCAGCGAAAAGAAAAGGTTTTTCATTCCATTTACTATGCAAGCAAGACATTAGCCGATGCCCAATTGAACTATACCACCACCGAGAAAGAGCTTTTGGCGGTGGTGTTTGCTTTTGAAAAGTTTAGAACTTATCTTGTGGGGACTAAAGTGGTGGTTTACACTGATCATTCAGTGATCAAATATCTAATTGCCAAGAAGGATGCTAAGCCAAGACTTATTCGATGGGTGTtgcttcttcaagaatttgacttggaaATTCGGGATAGAAAAGGAACGGAGAACCAAGTGGCTGGCCATTTATCTAGACTTGAAGCTAGAAGTGAAAAGCAAAAGGAAGGGCCTATTAAAGAGACATTTCCCGATGAGAAATTGTTGGTTGTGAACCAAACCACTACTCCATGGTACGCTGATTTTGTCAACTATTTGGTGAGTGGTTTGTAGCCACCTGATTTGAATAGGCAGTAGCTCAAGAAGTTCTTTCATGATGTGAGATTTTATTATTGAGATGAGTCCTATTTGTACAAACAATGTTTAGATCGAATCATGAGGTGTTGTGTTCATAAGGATGAATTTTCAAGCATACTTAAGCATTGTCATTCAGCTCCTTATGGTGGACATTTTGGTGAGCAAAGGACAGCCGCTAAGGTTTTTCAATCGGGGTACTTTTGGCCTTCTGTCTTCAAGGATGCTCATGAATTTGCTAAGAGATGTGACCGTTGCCAGCATGTTGAAAATATTTCAGCAAGGAGTGAAATGCCTTTAAATAGCATCCTTGAAGTGGAATTGTTCgatgtttggggaatcgacttcatGGGGCCATTTCCACCATCATTTGGGAATTTGTATATCTTGGTGGCAGTTGACTACGtctctaagtgggttgaagcagtggCAAGTCTTactaatgattccaaggtggtcatgaagttcttacataagcatgtgttcactcgttttggcactccaagggcaCTTATAAGTAATGAAGGAACCCActttgtgaacaagattttggcaGCTTTGTTAGCCAAATATAGAGTGAAGCACAAGATTGCCACCGCCTACCACCCCCAAACAAATGGTCAAGCGGAAATATCTAATAGAGAGATCAAAGGAATCCTAGAGAAAGTGGTGAATCCTAGTAGAAAGGATTGGTCTCAGCGATTGGATGATGCTCTTTGGGCCTATAGAATGGCTTTCAAAACCCTTTTGGGTATGTCACTGTATCGTTTGGTTTTTGGGAAAGCTTGCCATTTGCCCGTTGAGTTGGAGCATAAGGCATATTGGGCCACCAAGAAGTTAAATATGGATCTCCAAGCTGCTGGAGAAGCTCGAAAGTTATAGTTAAATGACCTGGAAGAGATGAAGTTGTTCTCCTATGAAAATGCTAAGTTATACAAGGAGAAAACTAAGAGGTGGCATGATCAGAAAATTCAAGCTCGAGTCTTTGAGAAGGGGCAGAAAGTGTTACTCTTCAACTCGCACTTGAAGTTGTTTCCAGGCAAGTTGAAGTCCCGTTGGTCAGGCCCATTCACTGTGGTGAAAGTTTACCCCTTTGGAGCAGTTGAAGTTCAGGAAGATCAATTCGGAAGGGAGTTTAAAGTGAATGGGCAGCGACTAAAACATTATTGGGGAGGTGAGGTCGACCGCGAGAAGACCTCCATCACTTTGGAGGATCCTTAAAGCTGTTGTTGTTTTGGATTGTCAAGTGATTCATGCactaatttaaagacaacccaaaAAGAAGCAAGTGTAAAGTGATAGTGTCtatagaaaaaagaaagaaaagaaatatatatatatatatatatacatatgagtgtttttaattatttttatttttaattttaatttttgtaattttaattccattttattgtgatgttttggagtggttttatgtgtattttggtGTTTCAGGTGTTAAGAAAGCAAGAAATAAAGTGTTTTGGAAGTGATTTTAGAGTCTGATGGTTTTGCGAGATTTTTGCTTTAGCGAAATGGCCGCAAATATTTCCGAAAAAAAGGGGTTACGTCAAGTTATAATTGTTGAAGCAAAGTTTAAGCAAAATGGTAGTAATCTTGGTAGAGAAAAAAATCCTAGGTCGTGATTTCATTcagaggtatatatatataatactatatgtatatatatatataaaagtttatatatattattatatacatataagaatatttaaaaaaataaaaaacatatatataataataataaatatagtaatatatttatttacaatttttttatacatataacgaaaaatatatatataatatagtaaaaatttatatataatataagtttatataacCTATACAATGTatgaaatatatgtatatatatataatatcaataaaatttatattatatataaaatgtatatttatatatgcatcTAAATGATCTGATGCCCTACTTCCCCCATTATCATCTTCCCCACCTACGAGAAGCACTCAAGCCACCCATTCCCCCCAATCTCACCAGACGCAGCCACAACCCCAGGCGCCCCTGCCCTTCGTGCGCCTCAGCTGAGTGAACCACGACCCCAGACGCCTAGGCGCGCCACTCCAGTCACAACTGAACCCAGGTGTGACCCCAACTCTCGACACCTAGGCAACCAACAGCTCACGAGCCACACGTTGGCTGGGTTTCCCAGCAGTCACCCCTCGGCACCCAGGTGCGGCTCTATGCGCGCATCATGTACATCAGGCGCATTTTTGGTCAGTTGCTGCTCCAAACCCGCAGCACTCAGGCGCCATTTGCTTGGGTCACTTCAAGCTTGTGCACTTCTAGCCCAGTCCGAGCCTAGACGTCTCCAAGTCGAGTCTCAACCATTTCTCTTCATCAAGCCACTAAAAAATATTAGGGTATTAATTTCCTTATCCTCATACAATTTGGTgaattggggggggggggatttGTTGATAAGCAGGATCTGTGTTGATTGGGTGCTGATTTTGCTGTCTTATTGCCGTGTGATTAAGTTGATCCTGTTTTGCCTAAAATGACCACTAAAACAAGAGCCCAGAGAAAGAAACCCAAATCTACCCCTCCATCCCCTGTCCCACCACCACACAAACCAAAATCTACACCAACCTCTACCCCACAAACAACCAAAAAGAAATCCAAAACCACCATTGCCCCATTAAAAGCCCCACAAATTCCCACTGCCCTTACTATTGCCTCCCCCAGCAACTATAAATGCTCCTACCCCAACAAAAACTACCCCGCCAGTCACAAAATCAACAACAACTCGTCCTAAATCGAAGAGAGCCACCAAACCCACATCCAATGCAcctactccaaagaaacaaaaggccTCCTCTTCCACCAAAATTGCCTCCCAGCCAGCGACCAGTGCCGTACCGACCCCTTCcaccaagaaaaactcaactccttCCGGCCCCACTAAAAAGTTTACTTCTGATCAAGCCAAAGCACAATACAAATCCATTAAAATCAAGAAGTTTCTCCAAGAAAAGGGCGTCTTACCCACCATTGTTGAGCTGCCAGAATTTATCAGCAGAGTCATTGAGTAGCACAACTAGGAGGTGTTATGTCAAAAGCCTGTGCAAGCTCTCATCCCACTGGTGCGAGAGTTCTATGCCAACATAGCCTCTGCTGAAAATTCTGAAGTGCTGGTTCGAGGCAAGGTTGTCTCCTTTGCTGGTGAGGCTATTAATTACCTCTTTTGGTTAGCCAGCGTTGAATGCACTGCATATAATGAGATGGCCTTGGCCCTTTCACCAGAAAACTTTGACAAGGCACTGCAACATGTTGCAGCCCCCGGAGTTCAGTGGTGCCTATCTTCTGGCGATGTCTCACTCTCTTGCACACCTCTTTTTTTTCCAGAAGCTGGAGTGTGGTTAAATTTTCTTAAGTGCCGCTTGTTGCCCACCACGCATGACACTACAGTGTCCAAGGAGAGGGTGCTCCTGCTATACTGTATACTGGTTGGGCTGAGTATCAATGTGGGCCAGTTGATCTCTAGGCAGATTGCTAGCTGTGCCGGGAATAAAAAAAGGAAGTTGTCTTTCCATCACTCATTACACAGCTGTGCATTAGAGCTAGGGTGCCTTTTGCCTCCACAGAGGATGTACTTTTCGAGCGTCGGGACATCGATTTCACTATCATTGGTCAGACTCGTGCGTCTACCTCAGCAGCTTAGCCCTCCACCATGCCTCCACCAGCTCCGCCCCTTGCTCTTGCCCTCATTGACCTCATTGCTCAGCAGAGGGAGATTCTTGGACGGCTGGTGTCCCTAGAAGCTTAGCACCATGACTACTGGAAGTACACTAAGCAGAGGGATGCTGCACTCATCAAGTCCCTCCAGTGAAACTTCACCAAACCAACCACTGCATTCCCAGTGTTCCCCAGCTCCATCTTGGAGGCTTGGCCCGCTTCAGTTGTTCCTGATGACCCTAGTCCTTCGGATGCTGACTCCGAGGACTAGGTGGAGGGAGCCTCTTTAACTCACCTTTTGATTTGTATTTATTATTCTGTACTTAATTCCTGTCTTGAACTATCTTGTTGTTTACCTTTCATTGTCTATTGTTTTGTATTGCTTCTGTGTTGTCTTGTTGATTCTTATGTTCTTGTCTTGTTGTTTAGTTAAACCTTTTTTGGATACTCTTTGCTTTTGTTCGTAGGTAACTAGGGGGCTCAATGACGATCTTGCAACACTTTAACAACACTTTTAAGTTGAATGACTTTCTTTCTTAACTTTTCAACTAAATTCTTTGAGTGTGAATATTGCTAGCCAATGATTGATGAGACTGTTTCTCTTTTTAGTAtgtgcatagcttgattaaacAATTTTGAGACCCTATACagagctagtttcttgtgagagcctaagtttctagaattacttagaGATTTTCCTTGAGGCAAAATCCTAGACAACACCACACCGATGACACGATTTAGGCCATcattggaccgtttgagcctttgaagcccaccttatatgcatttttatccctagtcaccccattTAACTTAAGTGtcactttt from Humulus lupulus chromosome 5, drHumLupu1.1, whole genome shotgun sequence encodes the following:
- the LOC133779732 gene encoding uncharacterized protein LOC133779732; translated protein: MKLFSYENAKLYKEKTKRWHDQKIQARVFEKGQKVLLFNSHLKLFPGKLKSRWSGPFTVVKVYPFGAVEVQEDQFGREFKVNGQRLKHYWGGEVDREKTSITLEDP